Proteins co-encoded in one Candidatus Bathyarchaeota archaeon genomic window:
- a CDS encoding HypC/HybG/HupF family hydrogenase formation chaperone, with protein sequence MCLAIPAKVIKVDGNLAKVDFGEGVLREVNVSLVDVKAGDYVLVHAGYAIQVLSEEEAVETLKLWSEILELTEAEGRPG encoded by the coding sequence ATGTGCTTAGCCATACCAGCCAAAGTTATTAAGGTAGACGGAAACCTTGCCAAGGTTGATTTTGGTGAGGGGGTACTCCGTGAAGTTAATGTTTCGCTTGTGGATGTTAAAGCTGGCGACTATGTGCTTGTTCATGCCGGTTACGCTATTCAGGTTTTAAGCGAAGAAGAAGCTGTGGAAACCTTGAAGCTTTGGAGTGAAATACTTGAATTAACAGAAGCCGAAGGAAGGCCAGGTTAG
- the hypA gene encoding hydrogenase nickel incorporation protein HypA, whose product MHEWALAEAVISTASQLAEKEGLKEITEVKIRVGELQQLELDIFEFALSQLKTDKFKNTKFNIETVRAKLKCRVCGHQWLFRKDELNEDVREAIHFVPEIAHTYIKCPKCGSPDFEVVQGRGVWLESIKGAK is encoded by the coding sequence ATGCATGAATGGGCCTTAGCAGAAGCAGTAATTTCGACAGCTTCGCAGTTAGCTGAAAAAGAGGGATTAAAGGAGATAACTGAAGTCAAAATTAGGGTTGGAGAACTACAACAACTTGAACTAGACATTTTCGAATTCGCCCTCTCCCAACTTAAAACTGACAAATTCAAGAATACAAAGTTTAACATAGAAACCGTCAGAGCCAAGCTGAAGTGCAGAGTATGTGGCCATCAATGGCTATTCAGAAAAGATGAATTAAATGAGGATGTAAGGGAAGCCATACACTTTGTTCCGGAAATAGCGCATACATACATTAAATGCCCAAAATGCGGCAGTCCAGACTTCGAAGTTGTGCAGGGACGGGGAGTATGGCTTGAAAGCATAAAAGGAGCCAAATAG